Proteins from a single region of Antechinus flavipes isolate AdamAnt ecotype Samford, QLD, Australia chromosome 2, AdamAnt_v2, whole genome shotgun sequence:
- the C2H20orf96 gene encoding uncharacterized protein C20orf96 homolog isoform X1, whose amino-acid sequence MQTPEEKEDPIPPEIPGIKPLDFCRWHFRKKHRLALSHIKNKGTRSDFAKGKAAKGSVSASIMARRQSQNLLGDEKEPEMIQINTQILKEIMKFRKDSLQELKQNVDSLTVSNQELAKKIQDIETFTAEKVRKLLRQQDVFGTLIGTLEYANHRQMEDMKSKLGKWEAETKVKVNDLEQQLTKLKGKINNAQEELNFLSTYMDHEYPIKSLEIADLMRQVQGVKDSGQNELDELEEIGKNVLQTLSKNLMVKSEKVLNVMAKRTILPYQTALMKRTLSNQLLLKQIVQFRVHIDRMKKELPKLKAQVKDLQMKRKDPREVIFANILLRKPKCTPDMDVILNIPPEEILPF is encoded by the exons ATGCAGACACCTGAAGA GAAGGAAGATCCTATCCCTCCTGAAATCCCCGGAATCAAGCCCTTG GATTTTTGTCGATGGCATTTCAGGAAGAAGCACAGATTGGCTCTATCTCATATCAAAAACAAGGGCACCAGATCAG ACTTTGCCAAAGGAAAAGCCGCGAAAGGTTCAGTCTCTGCCTCCATCATGGCAAGAAGACAGTCGCAGAACTTATTAGGGGATGAGAAAGAACCGGAGATGATCCAAATCAACACCCAAATACTCAAA GAAATTATGAAGTTCAGGAAGGACTCACTACAGGAACTTAAACAGAATGTTGATTCCCTCACTGTCAGCAACCAGGAGCTGGCAAAAAAAATCCAGGACATAGAAACCTTCACTGCAGAGAAAGTGCGGAAGCTTCTTCGGCAGCAGGATGTGTTTGGG ACTCTCATCGGCACTCTGGAGTATGCAAACCACAGACAAATGGAAGACATGAAGAGCAAGCTGGGGAAGTGGGAAGCAGAGACAAAGGTCAAAGTGAATG ACCTAGAGCAGCAGttgacaaaattaaaagggaagattaataatgCCCAAGAAGAGCTGAATTTCCTGAGTACCTACATGGACCATGAATACCCGATTAAGTCTTTAGAGATTGCCGACCTCATGCGCCAGGTCCAGGGTGTGAAAGATAGCGGTCAG AATGAACTGGACGAGTTGGAGGAGATAGGCAAGAATGTGCTTCAAACATTGTCGAAAAATCTGATGGTGAAGTCAGAGAAGGTCTTAAATGTCATGGCCAAG AGAACCATCCTTCCCTATCAAACTGCTCTTATGAAGAGGACCCTAAGCAACCAGCTACTCTTGAAGCAGATAGTTCAGTTCAGAGTG CATATTGACCGTATGAAGAAGGAACTTCCCAAGCTGAAGGCTCAGGTAAAAGATCTCCAGATGAAGAGAAAGGACCCACGGGAGGTGATCTTTGCCAATATCCTGCTTCGGAAACCCAA GTGTACTCCAGACATGGATGTCATCCTCAATATCCCTCCGGAAGAAATTCTTCCCTTTTAG
- the C2H20orf96 gene encoding uncharacterized protein C20orf96 homolog isoform X2 produces MARRQSQNLLGDEKEPEMIQINTQILKEIMKFRKDSLQELKQNVDSLTVSNQELAKKIQDIETFTAEKVRKLLRQQDVFGTLIGTLEYANHRQMEDMKSKLGKWEAETKVKVNDLEQQLTKLKGKINNAQEELNFLSTYMDHEYPIKSLEIADLMRQVQGVKDSGQNELDELEEIGKNVLQTLSKNLMVKSEKVLNVMAKRTILPYQTALMKRTLSNQLLLKQIVQFRVHIDRMKKELPKLKAQVKDLQMKRKDPREVIFANILLRKPKCTPDMDVILNIPPEEILPF; encoded by the exons ATGGCAAGAAGACAGTCGCAGAACTTATTAGGGGATGAGAAAGAACCGGAGATGATCCAAATCAACACCCAAATACTCAAA GAAATTATGAAGTTCAGGAAGGACTCACTACAGGAACTTAAACAGAATGTTGATTCCCTCACTGTCAGCAACCAGGAGCTGGCAAAAAAAATCCAGGACATAGAAACCTTCACTGCAGAGAAAGTGCGGAAGCTTCTTCGGCAGCAGGATGTGTTTGGG ACTCTCATCGGCACTCTGGAGTATGCAAACCACAGACAAATGGAAGACATGAAGAGCAAGCTGGGGAAGTGGGAAGCAGAGACAAAGGTCAAAGTGAATG ACCTAGAGCAGCAGttgacaaaattaaaagggaagattaataatgCCCAAGAAGAGCTGAATTTCCTGAGTACCTACATGGACCATGAATACCCGATTAAGTCTTTAGAGATTGCCGACCTCATGCGCCAGGTCCAGGGTGTGAAAGATAGCGGTCAG AATGAACTGGACGAGTTGGAGGAGATAGGCAAGAATGTGCTTCAAACATTGTCGAAAAATCTGATGGTGAAGTCAGAGAAGGTCTTAAATGTCATGGCCAAG AGAACCATCCTTCCCTATCAAACTGCTCTTATGAAGAGGACCCTAAGCAACCAGCTACTCTTGAAGCAGATAGTTCAGTTCAGAGTG CATATTGACCGTATGAAGAAGGAACTTCCCAAGCTGAAGGCTCAGGTAAAAGATCTCCAGATGAAGAGAAAGGACCCACGGGAGGTGATCTTTGCCAATATCCTGCTTCGGAAACCCAA GTGTACTCCAGACATGGATGTCATCCTCAATATCCCTCCGGAAGAAATTCTTCCCTTTTAG